One window of the Populus nigra chromosome 4, ddPopNigr1.1, whole genome shotgun sequence genome contains the following:
- the LOC133691343 gene encoding heat stress transcription factor B-4-like, producing the protein MALMLDNCEGILLSLDSHKSVPAPFLTKTYQLVDDPATDHIVSWGEDDTTFVVWRPPEFARDLLPNYFKHNNFSSFVRQLNTYGFRKIVPDRWEFANEFFKKGEKHLLCEIHRRKTAQPQVAINQHHPHSPFGVNGPSFFPFPSRTSISPSDSDEQANNWCDSPPLTSPPRGGFATATVIGGGGGFNSSVSALSEDNERLRRSNNMLMSELAHMKKLYNDIIYFVQNHVKPVAPSNSYSSSLLLCGPSPYATTNHVTSNGSLVQKPLNQLLGYYPTTAPTNPKQIPQVHVLINSPTATSQSSLTILEEANNNGCKTKLFGVPLQTKKRLHPEYGSNPGNMETSKARLVLDKDDLGLNLMPLSRC; encoded by the exons ATGGCTCTCATGTTAGATAACTGTGAAGGCATATTACTCTCATTAGACTCCCACAAATCAGTCCCAGCTCCTTTCCTTACCAAAACCTACCAACTGGTAGATGATCCAGCCACTGACCACATAGTTTCTTGGGGTGAAGATGACACTACTTTCGTTGTTTGGAGGCCACCTGAGTTTGCTCGTGATCTCCTTCCTAACTATTTCAAGCATAACAACTTCTCTAGCTTTGTCAGGCAACTCAATACCTAT GGGTTTAGGAAGATTGTACCTGACAGATGGGAGTTCGCTAATGAGTTTTTCAAGAAGGGAGAAAAACATTTACTTTGTGAAATCCATAGAAGAAAAACAGCTCAGCCACAAGTAGCCATTAATCAGCACCACCCACATTCTCCTTTTGGTGTTAACGGGCCCAGTTTCTTTCCTTTCCCAAGCAGAACCAGCATCTCTCCATCTGATTCAGATGAGCAAGCCAACAACTGGTGTGATTCACCTCCTCTCACTTCACCACCAAGAGGAGGATTTGCTACCGCCACAGTTATTGGTGGTGGGGGTGGATTTAATAGTTCAGTCTCTGCATTATCAGAAGATAATGAAAGACTAAGGAGAAGCAACAATATGCTAATGTCCGAGCTTGCGCACATGAAAAAGCTTTACAATGATATTATTTACTTTGTCCAAAATCATGTCAAGCCTGTTGCTCCCAGCAATTCCTACTCTTCTTCTTTGCTTCTTTGTGGCCCATCACCTTATGCTACAACAAATCATGTTACTTCTAATGGTTCTCTAGTACAGAAGCCCTTAAACCAGCTTCTTGGGTACTATCCTACAACTGCTCCAACTAACCCTAAGCAAATCCCTCAAGTTCATGTTTTGATCAACTCACCTACAGCTACTTCACAGAGCTCTTTGACCATTCTAGAAGAAGCCAACAACAATGGTTGCAAGACAAAGTTGTTTGGTGTGCCattacaaacaaagaaaagattgcACCCAGAGTATGGTTCTAATCCAGGAAATATGGAAACTAGCAAGGCTCGTTTGGTGTTGGACAAGGATGATTTAGGATTGAATCTTATGCCTCTTTCAAGATGTTAG